TCGCGGACCGAGTGCGGGCTGCCTTCGCTGAACACTACGTGGCGCCCGGCGGCACCATCCGCAGCGACTGCACCACCGTCTACGCCCTGGCCATCTCCTTCGACGTCCTGTTGACGCCGGAACTGCGGGAGTTCGCCGGGAACCGCCTCGCGGAGCTGGTGCGGGACAACGGCTACCGGGTGTCCACCGGGTTCGCCGGGACCCCGTTCATCACCCACGCGCTCACCGACACCGGCCACGTGGATGAGGCCTACCGCCTCCTGCTGGAGGAGGGCTGCCCGTCCTGGCTGTATCCGGTCACCATGGGTGCCACCACCGTCTGGGAACGCTGGGATTCCATGCTCCCGGACGGCACCATCAACCCCGGGCAGATGACCAGCTTCAACCATTACGCCCTGGGCGCTGTGGCGGACTGGATGCACAAGGCCATTGGGGGCATCCGTCCGGCCGAACCTGGCTACGCGCGCGTGCTGATCCAGCCGCAGCCGGGGGAGGGGATCAACTGGGCCAGGACGTCCCTGAAGACCCCGCACGGCGAGGTCCGCGTGGGTTGGACGTCCGACGGCGGGGAGTTCCGGCTCGAGGCGACCGTCCCTGACGGGGTGGCGGCCGACGTCGTGCTTCCGGACGGAGCGCGGCGCACGGTTGAGGGCGGGGAGCACCATTTTGCCTGCGCGCCGGCACCTGCGCTCGATTACCAGGCGAGCCGCTGATAGGCCCACAGGCGATGGTCCACAGCCACGGCGGCGTCCGGATCCTGTGAGGCGGGTCCTGCGGTGCCGGATGCAACAGGGGCGCTGATCTGCAACGATGTGCCACAGGACCAAACCCAGGAGGACACATGCCGTACACCGTGGATTTCAAGAACGTCTCCACCACCGGCCTGGAATCGTCACCGGTGGCGGAGGCGCTGGCGGGGCTGCGCGCGAACGAGGCGCGCTATTACAAGAACAAATACGACCACGACTTCACCGTCACTCCGGCCGAAGACGACCCGGAGACGCTGCAGTACATCACCAACATCCTGTCCACGGAGCGGAACCTGGTGATCGCGTCCAAGCCCCTTGAGGTGTCCTCCTTTGAGGTGGACGGGCTGCGGATGGCGTACGTGTTCTACGAGTCCGGGCTGTCCATCAATGTCATGTACAGCCTTGAAGAGGGCGGCAAGCGGGCCGTCGGCTTCAAGCTGTCCGACGGCATGGAGGTCCCGGAGGAACTGGCGTCCAGCTTCAAGTTTGCCCGGCAGAAGTCCAAGCTCGCCGGCACCATCCGCGGCTCCTACTTTGTTATCAAGGGCCAGTACTAGGCGGGAGCGCCGAAGAACGCGTTCCAACGATTGAAACCGGGTCCCGCTGCGGGTGCCTCCGCGGGGCAGGATGGCTGGATGCACGCCAACCCCATCCTTGCCGGCTTCAATCCGGATCCGAGCATCGTCCGCACGCCGGACGGCCATTACCTGGTCACATCGTCCTTCGAATACCTGCCGGGCCTGCCGGTCCATCACAGCCCGGATCTGGAAGGCTGGCAGCTGGTGGGCCATGTGGCCACGCGGGAGGCGCAGGTCCGGATTGCC
This region of Arthrobacter sp. DNA4 genomic DNA includes:
- a CDS encoding phage tail protein, whose product is MPYTVDFKNVSTTGLESSPVAEALAGLRANEARYYKNKYDHDFTVTPAEDDPETLQYITNILSTERNLVIASKPLEVSSFEVDGLRMAYVFYESGLSINVMYSLEEGGKRAVGFKLSDGMEVPEELASSFKFARQKSKLAGTIRGSYFVIKGQY